The genomic window TACTTTCGCAATTGTGCAACTTTTGAGCCATTTTCTAGAGGTTTTGACTTCATACATTTACCCCATTTTTTATTTCGTATTTTCCCACTCACTTTCTTCTAATTTGATCTTGAGTTGGCAATATTCTTAAAATGTAGTTCCATTCCAACGTCacactccaaaaaaaaaaacaagtcaCTTCAAGGTGaatgttaattaaaataaacatttttttttaccaaaataaaatgaacatttttttttttgtttttcaccaccagttgaatctggctCGGGGGTTAGTTTTGActtcaagtggttccagtctcCTCCTGATCGTaattgcgggggatcgaatcgCGGTCTTTCTTActaagttcagcgccaatcaccactgaacaaCCTAACGATTGGTTAAATAAAATGAACATTTAAACACAATAAAAGGGGAATACGTTATTTACTCCTTCAATGGAGTTATAATTCCTAAATTGTGAATCATGGCATGTTTCCATCCCTAACCAACACCCTCTATACATGAAATTTTCATAAGTGTTGCATCTTTCTGGCAATATTaataacaaattttattaaaaagctTATGAATCTTAAAAATATTGAGAAACATCaatatatgaaaaaatgtaataaCTAAAGAATATGTAGGTGGAAGGAagtataaaattctaaaaatttCATGTATGTGATGTATTAGCTAGTTAAGTAGTTAACGTGGTTCTCTACTGAAGAGAGAACAAtgtaaaaattctaaaaattgtATGTATATGAGATGCAGCTAGTGGCGATCTGTGTTCGCTTTAAGTAGCATATGATGTGAATACTTCATGCATATGGAATGTCAGTTAGTTAAGTTTCGAACTATGTTagctttcaaaaaaattatttttataacgtccatTTCATAAATAGCAAAAGGATAGAAATGAAAACGAGCATGGTGCGCGAGAAACATGGGGCGCCAAAATAAGTTCcatctttttcttcattttgtaTGTGCCCTAATCTTCATCTGTTTCGTTATATCTTTCATGAAATTGCATAGCTGGACCACGATGATGGCGGTGCGAAAAAGTTATGTGAGTTCATCTTGCTGGTCATCTTCCTCTACCTCCTACGACACACTGAGGAGGTTCTTTGGTTGTGGTTTTTATACGAGAGCTAGGGGAGGGTATGCAACTTATTTAAATGGTATGTTGATGAAGACTAATGGTATGTTGAAGAAGAATGATGCACTACAGAGGAGGTAGAAAAAAACCAATGTGAAAATTAAGCAGTTAAGTGTTATATTTGTGGGTCGTGTTTATAAGAAATAGTttagtttataatttttcagTGTAATGATCAATGTAATATGTTTGTAATAAACACCATAGTGTAAAATACTCAGGAGAACCTGAATTTGATTCTTGGAGAGAATAATTTttgtaagattttttttttgttgatagatgaaatgacaaagtcaCTGAAAACTCACATACACAAAATGGAGtaaccggggttcgaaccccggtcatgacgtccgacactagcaattttgatatttgtaccggttgagctaggatttatggacaagactttacttatctcgttCGTagtcgaactctgaattaccagGGACCTTTTCCCTTGAAACCCGAGAGTTAAcgcaaagaaaaaaatgtagaatATATTTTTCAGGATTTCTTTCAATTAAGGACTTACCAATtgattcaaaattaaaataaacttaatgACATAACAACTATGCCACAAATTATATTAAGggttgaaaatatataatttccCTTCATGTCTAACTTTACCTTGAAGAAGGATGTTCAATTGTCTGCGATGTTGCTATAGACGTGCCACCTCTAAAGGGTCTTGTCTAGCAATGAATGTTTATCGATTTTTtctgtcaagtagtctagtgactaaaaatgaaagtggataagtggaatgatcgggattcgaaccccggtTCCCGGCgtatataatgcgatgtcctGCCAAATGAACTAAACTCACGGGACGATTATCGATCTATTTTATTTGCATATTATATGACTTTCATTTTACGGTGTAGTTGGGGTATAATAAAACATCTTGCTTTTAGCAAGATAGATGATATACTGAAATGTATATCACATAAAGAAAGAGATAAACAGTTACAAAAACAAGGGGTAAAATTTGGCTAACTAGAATTTTCTTTGGGTTAAACTAcagtaatttcttttttttgtttttttcattgaTAATAAATTACTTTCTAGTTTCtacatttattatatttttaattatatccCTCTTGTTTAAATAGTACTCcacttttccaaatttttattagGTCCTTGTTGACCAACgcgattaataatatattatcgtTAAATCATAGCGACATGGTAGTACATGCATGGCAATTAACTTTTATTATACCACACCAGCAAAATTTCTGAGATGTTTTCAAAGAGCTGTATTCAAAGCTTATTGTGTTAGTTTACAGAgacttaattttaaaaaattcaaggaCTCTTTCAAACTTCTATTTTCAAAGATAAACTCATATATCTCAGTTTCATTTATGAGACTTTAAATTGTTTTCAATCATGGGACttaattaaaaacatgataaaaCCATATAGGAAGCTACAAAGtaatttaacattttcttttcttttgatccATTTCGACTTCCGAAAATTTAATGTCCACTCTTGTATGCAATCAGGAGTAACAAAATAATTCATTGAATCATTCTCCATTCCATCCAATAATCATGAATAAATCCAATCTAATCCTTACATTTGCATGCTGGTTTCAATGAACTGAATTTCTACTAAAACCAATTCACTTACAATTGCAGGAGTTATAAAATAGTCTCAGATTTTGCTTTCGCACGGCAATTTTTACTTTTTGCCAGCTGTATAAAAGGCATGTAATACATATTTACCTGTATCATCAGCACTTATACTGCAATATGAATATGGATTTTCAGATTCACTGCTGCTGCAACACTATAACTGAAGGTTTAGCACATTTCTTCTGCAACTTGACAGTTACGTATACCCCAAAATGACTTTGGTTTCAGTTTTCTTTTCGTGGCTGTAAAAAGCCACCCCATATGGGTTTCACATGTAGCACAGTTAGCAATTGTCCATGCATACCTGCCAAAAGTAGATGATTGGCTGCCATATTAGCTTCGTAGcaaaatcacaaaagaaaaaacagttTGGAAGATCCACGAAGGTGATAGTCGAGACTAATTCTACCAGAGGGTCACTTGGAGTTGGAACTGATGAATCAATCCTACACCATATCAATATCTGACTATCATAAAAGCTTAAGCTATTATATGAATACATATGAACACAAATTTTATAGCCCAGAGCCCCAGACCTAATATGCAGAATCTAAGGTCTAAAAGTTCTTCTAAGTTCTAACGAAAGAAATACCACTTGGAAAAATGGGTCAATAAGAATGCTCCCGTGTAGCCATAGCTTGATAACGAGGTACGTGCCATAGTTAGCATTACTCATCTGGCTAGTAGTTCAAATGCATTGACATGGACACAGGTGAAGAGTGAAGACAGGAGGGTGACTAGAAAGTAGAAATCGTAGATGAGGTACGATTTCCAACAAGAAATTTTCACTTGGGCAATGGGACCATCAGGCATTCATGGATTATTCTAGATATCATGTCAAGAAAGAAGGGAAACAGGATACATGTCATGGAATCTGTGTCTAAACTATATTCTTTGAGAATGTATTAGACACTTTATGTGGATGATATAGTTCTAACTGGAAGTGATAACATGGCATACTCCAACACATAAAGAGAAATAATCAACTGTTCAAAGCATCCTCCAGAAATGAAAATGGGAAGACACTTACCCTGGAAACCAACTGTATTTTGTTAATGCTGGCCCAGTTAGAGCTAATCCATTTGCCTTGTACAAAGTCGTTATCTCGTGTACATAACCAGCTGCATTTACATATGCACCAAGAGGACCGTCGCTAGACATCACCAGCATATCACTCCGCTTTGCGATTATAAtctacaattttaaaatattgcaaAAGAAAAGTTTAATATATGCACATGATGAAAGTAGGAAAAGAATAACTATATTACAAAAGTATcctattaaaatataatatcctATATAAATATCAGCAAAACACAATATTATGAGCATTGGTGACGATGATTACCCGGCAGATTTTACATTGAATTAGATCAATGCTTTCTAGTAATTCAATTTCCCTACGCAATCTATATGAGATTCCATCAATATCCAAAAGCTCCTGCCTTGTAGATCCAGAAACAGGTATTTTACTAGCGATAGAAAATGATAAAACATCAGGCTTCTTAACAAGAGCATCCATGCTTGGTGCACGAATGATTTGATTCCACATATCTACAAATCATGAACACTACCGTTAGATTTTAGATAAATTAGCATTTTTAGACAACTTCATAAAAAAGAGACAAATTCAGACAAGTATATTTCTTTTGAAATGCTCCCTccgaccttatttataagcaaaagtccacaaatttttttggccttaaatataagcaaaagtaaccAAATTTAACCCTATTTAATGTTATTGTTACAAAAATACCCCTtattaattgttctactttttaaGATAATTACATAGTTCCAATGCAAATTTAATGCATTGAAAGGATAATATAGTAAATATAACAGTTTTCCTAATAAGTGTGAAACAATAGAATTTGGTTTATAAATAAGGCCCGAGGGAGTATCACCATAGTtcttacctaaaaaaaatacttcctTGGACCCATAATATATGTTGCATTCGCAAAAACAAATTGTCCTAAAAAGAGTGCCCACTTTTaattttcaatgtaattttgatTACTTTTTTCTACTTGTACCCTCtaattaatactatatatatgcatcacTCCCAATATATTAATTTCACTTCCTATTCATGATAATGAGAAATAACCAATGGTTAATTTGGTAAAttgttattctttttctttcatttattatttctcCTTAATATGTATGATCTAATACAACGATCTTTGTCGGACGAGGGCTTCTGATCAATAGATATTCTGAATGCTAAGGACCCATTACTTAAATTTACGAATGGATATACTCTATAAATAAGAGCTTCAATTCGTAAGTCGTGAGGataaaatttatccaaaaacaaatatcaaaatatGGATGCATAGATTTGTCAGAATTGTCAATTCAGTAAATAAGATGCATGAACTTTTCATAAGAATTTTCCATGTAGATTGATTTTTGAACTTTAAAATCATACAGATTAATCAGCAtgcagaaaataaaaacaaaatttagtgCAGCTAAAAATagtgatattttatttatgttaataTAAGTTCAAAACTCTTTGACATCAGTAACAAAAAAATGGCTCATAAAGAGTTGGAAGCAGCAAGGAAAAACTACCTGCAGCCCTTTTTGCAAGCGAATAGGAGTCAAACATACAATAAACCCAACCAGGCAAGAACGCTCTTGAAATTCTATGTGAGGAGTAGAGGTCTTTATTTTTAGAACGCCAATTAAGCCCTTCTCTGATGGAGGACTGttttccagaagaggaacagcTCCCAATTATAGAATCCAGATTTTCTGGATCTTTTTCATGGTCATGGAGCAATGGCGTTGAGGTGACTGAGTCATTTAGATCGGATCTCATTTCCTGATCTGACTCATATGTCAATTTATCATCAGTACTGCTCGCTGATTCATCATATTCATAACTGGAACGAATGAGTGATTGATGGATTCTTCTCTCTGTTGATGATAGTTCATTCTCAAAGCTTTCTTCTGTATCACTTTCCTCGTTTTCGGAACCTTGTCCATCAACAGAATTCTTCGAAGGCAACACGCTTGAGGTGGCACGGTTACAAGGCAGATTACTCAGGGGTGTTAATTTTCCAAAAACATCCCTTGGAGTTCGCGATGGTATGTCTTCCTCAATAATTTGGATCTCTCCATAAGGCTGAGAACAATCACcccaacaaaagaaagaaaatgagacAGAAAGCAATCAGTATTTACCAACATAAATAGCTTgtgaacattaattttttattaaaaaaatagcaatGAACATGATAATATTCTAACCACTCCTTCCACATCAATCCAACACCGTTTTAAGCGAAAGCGTTGTTGTCCACGAGTAACCACATTCAGGGAACCATCCTCTAGGCGCCCGTATTGTCGAATCTGTAGAGATAAGTTTAGCAAACAATAGAAATTGGTTGATGCAATCATATGATTAATTATAGCAAGATTGTGACTTATAAATACATATGATTTTTGTTAACCCCCATAATATAGCAAGATTGTGACTTATGAATACATATGATTTTTTTGCATTAACAAATAAGATGTAGGTATtatctcaaaaataaaaagatgtaGGTAATTCAGCTCAGCAAATCCCAGCTCCTCAGTTGCATCAGACAGATTTTGCAGAACTACATGTGGCAAGTAACAGAACTTTAcggatataaattttattaagcACATGGAATTGTAATGCAACCAAAGACTATATGTTTCAGGTTGGATGTGAGAGAAATGACTATATCCTAATTTTCTGCAATAATGTGCAGGTTCCCCCAACTTTCACTTAGTCTTCCAGCTCCTACATGTGTGCCCATTCTGTGTTACCATCTCCAGAGCAATCTCTACTCAACAGGCTGTTTCCGTTCAACCGTGGAGTGTTATTTTGTGCGCTAAAAAACAAGAGTTATGCTCCAGACTTCCTCCTTTCTGTTAGGTACTTGGGCTTGGCTCATTAAGCCCAAATATGAGCTTGGTTGATAGACATTGCTAGTTACCATATCTCATAGATTGCATTGCTAAGATGCACTTGAGCTAAAGATGGATGTAGCACCCCCACATAATACTATCCTCAATATGGGCCTAGTGCATTAGGTCTACTATCAGACCCATATATCACATAATACCCATTTGCCCCTTTTAGTTTGTCTCCAGAATCCCTCAAGGCTCAAACGCCACCCACAGGCATGCGAATCTTTATGGAATGCTAATTTTTTATAGCTTGTCAACTAACTATAACCATCATTCAACTAACTATAACTATCATTAGTAACTTCTTATATTCTATCCTAACAAACACCTACAACTTGGGCATTTCTCTTTAGGACTCACTCCTGGCTGCAGGCAGGCTGTTTATTCATTATCCCATATCCAAAAGATAGAAATTGATTTCATATTTTACAGGTAATATGCAAATgcaaattattttgtttcaatttgtTAATAGTACATCCATTGAGAGGAAATACCTGTGCAGTCGTCCCGATGCTTGCAGTTTTCATCCTATGGGTTGCAGTATCACTGTAAACTCGAATCTGGAAAGAGCATGACAAGCTTGTTACATTCatgttttattataaaaacaagAAGAGACTCCACAGCATGACAGAACCACAGAGCATTTATCATAAGGATTTACCTACCACACCAATGGTGTAAGGAACGTCAACTCGACTCAAAGATCTCTCAACAGCTGCCACAAAATTGGATTCAATAACTCTCAAGGGAAGAGCAGCCCCAGGAAAGAGTACAACTCCTGAATATTGCAAGGATTAGTCCAGGTTTCTTCCAACAAGTTAAAACTTACATGCATGACATGATGAGGATAAGAATATAAGTTCTACGAGGTGAcaaatttccaatttttatGCTAGAAGTAATATATTTGACAATTTTTACGAATGTATTCAACGACGATTTATGTGAATACAGTCCAAAAATTAAATAGGCAAAAACACTCAAGAACTGCATGTTTGTAAAAGTAGGAAGGCAACAACGCAGATCAACAATGCTTTTGCTGTCAATTTCATTAAACACATTTTTAAGAGATACGCAAAAGCCACACCACCATATTAAAATCCATGAAGAATGATACAGATACCTTCAAGACAAAAAAGCGGAAGCGTCAATACAGACCCACCATCCAAAAGTGTTGAGCTGTGATGCGTGTCGTCAACATCTAGATACACAAGCGATATGAAATTAAAGTCAAGCAATTCAATTGGAAACCACCATATATTGTACAAATAAGCATATACAACCAAATCCAACAAACAAATACTTACCACCAAGATATGTATGTAAGGATGCTATACAAGTATTGTAAGTGAATTCACCCGGGACAACGCCTGCACTACCATATCCACCACTATTGCATTCCAAACAGCATGAACAAAAGACTGTCAGTACCACACAACATAAATTGAAAACTCAAATTGATCTAAAGGGACAATTTTGTGTTACATTGAAGTTTTTCAGTcccaaaaaaacatataatttgACTTCTACTGCACCAAATCCTAGAAAATCCCATGTTTTccatatttcaacaaaaattgcgtttggttgattttaattgaattgatcTTAGTTAACAGTAAGTTATAATAATCTATTCTGAAggcaaaataaaaacaaattccaAATTCCCACTCGACAACCCGAAACATACTAAAAGCAATTTTAATTCTTAACAACATAATCACTTTTAGGTCTTCCAAATTGAATTTAAAGTAAATGTTTAGATTCAATCACACACAATTTGAATTTGCAATGTAGCATTCGGACCGATAAGGCAAAATAAGACcgaattttaattttcatatatatcGAAAACAgcgatagatagatagatagatagttAGTGAAAGAGAGGAAATTACGTAAGatcaaggttgttgttgttgttgtcgtcGTCGGAAGAATAGTGAAAATCGTCGACTTCTTCGACTTGCAATTCCTCGAGATCGAGCTGAAGAATCTGCTCGATTTGGTATCGTTCACGTTCGAGGATTCTTCTTCTgttatcttcttcttcatccatATTTTTGAGAACACACCAACGAATTCAACTACTGTTACAGagtgtgtgtttgtttgttaaTAACAGTCCAAAAACCAGCGATGATTTGTTGATTCAACTTTAAGagatttataaataaatttgttaatatataaaaatagtatTACCCGCAAATGCGATCGGAATGGAGTTGAGATCACTTTGAGCTTATTTTACAAGTTTATATTAgtcaaaattgtaattttataagctattttatcattaaCATAACTtgataaacttataataatatataaaaattgcgtAAGTTGTTTGCGtaagctctaaataagaggaaaaaaaagtcAGGTCAAACGAATAATTGACtctgaaccagattaaacttgttaataaataataattacatactAAAAGAGTTAGCTCACCTTAAGAGAAATCGTTTGGAAGAACTGAGTTTGAATACTGGTGGGATTAATTTTTTGTCGGACTTTCTTAACCTCTACCGAAATTCTGGATTACCGAAATCTCATTTCCTTAAGATACATGGTTaataaccaaaaataaaaaaaacaattgcatTCTATTATACTCCTTAGTAGGTTCTccgtattatttttttaggttcatgTTAAACAatgcacttgttaaacataccaaaaatataaataaaacaaaaattaatattgataaaaacaacttttcatactttcaatgcattgaatgcgagtgcactatttaacattttttttttaatatttctagGGTAAGTACAATATACGGAGAAAAGGGACCCAAGCTGTTAATAGGTATGTCTTTGATTGATTTGTGTCACTAAAACGGTTGatgacaaaaaagaaaaacagtcTTCCAAATTTGCCTTCATTGTCAAGGAAACATTCTAATAAGAACTTCGTGATAACTAGGCGTGGAAGTCTTTGAATATGACCTTCACTACAAGATATTGTTTTCTTTAACTAgattattgatttt from Trifolium pratense cultivar HEN17-A07 linkage group LG1, ARS_RC_1.1, whole genome shotgun sequence includes these protein-coding regions:
- the LOC123902897 gene encoding protein cereblon-like yields the protein MDEEEDNRRRILERERYQIEQILQLDLEELQVEEVDDFHYSSDDDNNNNNLDLTGGYGSAGVVPGEFTYNTCIASLHTYLGDVDDTHHSSTLLDGGSVLTLPLFCLEGVVLFPGAALPLRVIESNFVAAVERSLSRVDVPYTIGVIRVYSDTATHRMKTASIGTTAQIRQYGRLEDGSLNVVTRGQQRFRLKRCWIDVEGVPYGEIQIIEEDIPSRTPRDVFGKLTPLSNLPCNRATSSVLPSKNSVDGQGSENEESDTEESFENELSSTERRIHQSLIRSSYEYDESASSTDDKLTYESDQEMRSDLNDSVTSTPLLHDHEKDPENLDSIIGSCSSSGKQSSIREGLNWRSKNKDLYSSHRISRAFLPGWVYCMFDSYSLAKRAADMWNQIIRAPSMDALVKKPDVLSFSIASKIPVSGSTRQELLDIDGISYRLRREIELLESIDLIQCKICRIIIAKRSDMLVMSSDGPLGAYVNAAGYVHEITTLYKANGLALTGPALTKYSWFPGYAWTIANCATCETHMGWLFTATKRKLKPKSFWGIRNCQVAEEMC